One stretch of Streptomyces sp. R21 DNA includes these proteins:
- a CDS encoding alpha-ketoglutarate-dependent dioxygenase AlkB produces MSTHLQASLFDQTDELGLGPLDGVRRTPLGDGAWIDLLPGWLHGADALFARLADEVPWRAERRQMYEQVVAVPRLLAYYRAGDALPHPVLDEARDALGAHYADELGEPFTTAGLCYYRDGRDSVAWHGDRIGRGAREDTMVAILSVGTPRDLLLRPRHGGDTVRRPLGHGDLIVMGGSCQRTWEHAVPKSTRATGPRISIQFRPQGVN; encoded by the coding sequence ATGTCCACGCACCTCCAGGCCTCCCTCTTCGACCAGACCGACGAGCTGGGCCTCGGCCCGCTGGACGGGGTGCGGCGCACTCCGCTCGGTGACGGGGCCTGGATCGACCTGCTGCCCGGCTGGCTTCACGGCGCCGACGCCTTGTTCGCACGGCTTGCCGACGAGGTGCCCTGGCGGGCGGAGCGGCGGCAGATGTACGAGCAGGTGGTGGCCGTACCGCGACTGCTCGCCTATTACCGTGCGGGCGACGCGCTGCCGCATCCGGTCCTCGACGAGGCGCGAGACGCCCTCGGCGCGCACTACGCGGACGAGCTCGGCGAACCGTTCACCACGGCCGGGCTCTGCTACTACCGCGACGGCCGCGACAGCGTGGCCTGGCACGGGGACCGCATCGGCCGGGGCGCGCGGGAGGACACCATGGTCGCCATCCTCTCCGTAGGAACCCCCCGCGATCTGCTTCTGCGCCCACGCCACGGAGGGGACACCGTGCGCCGCCCCCTGGGGCACGGCGACCTGATCGTGATGGGCGGCTCGTGCCAGCGCACCTGGGAGCACGCCGTGCCCAAGTCGACCCGTGCCACGGGGCCGCGCATCAGCATCCAGTTCCGCCCGCAGGGCGTGAACTGA
- a CDS encoding aminoglycoside phosphotransferase family protein — MPASPMHADEVHLDASLVRRLLAAQFPQWADLPLKRFPSTGTVNALFRLGDDMAVRMPRVPAGADDVDKEHHWLPRLAPLLPLRVPEILALGAPGEGYPWSWTVQRWLDGEPPMAGHLADPRALAADLGDFVAAMQQVDLPGGPPAYRGGPLATVDAETRSAIKELRGTIDTAAATAAWEAALSVPVWSGPPLWLHSDLMPGNLLTHRGRLTAVLDFGTLGTGDPACDLIAAWYLLPAEARDTFRRATGADDAAWLRGRGWALSMGLHQLPYYRTTNPAFAADAEHVIREVLAECG, encoded by the coding sequence ATGCCCGCGTCCCCGATGCATGCCGACGAGGTGCACCTCGATGCCTCGCTCGTACGACGACTGCTGGCCGCCCAGTTCCCCCAGTGGGCCGACCTGCCGCTGAAGCGCTTCCCGTCGACCGGCACCGTCAACGCGCTCTTCCGGCTCGGCGACGACATGGCGGTGCGCATGCCCCGTGTCCCGGCGGGCGCCGACGACGTGGACAAGGAACACCACTGGCTGCCCCGGCTCGCTCCGCTGCTCCCGCTGCGCGTCCCCGAGATCCTCGCCCTCGGCGCGCCCGGCGAGGGCTACCCGTGGTCCTGGACGGTGCAGCGCTGGCTCGACGGCGAGCCGCCCATGGCCGGGCATCTCGCCGACCCGCGTGCCCTGGCCGCCGACCTCGGCGACTTCGTCGCCGCGATGCAACAGGTGGACCTGCCCGGCGGACCGCCCGCCTATCGGGGCGGCCCGCTGGCGACGGTGGACGCCGAGACGCGCTCCGCCATCAAGGAACTGCGCGGCACCATCGACACGGCGGCCGCCACCGCCGCCTGGGAGGCGGCCCTGAGCGTGCCGGTGTGGTCGGGCCCGCCCCTGTGGCTCCACTCCGATCTGATGCCCGGCAACCTGCTCACCCACCGGGGCCGCCTGACCGCCGTCCTCGACTTCGGCACGCTCGGCACCGGCGACCCCGCCTGCGACCTCATCGCCGCCTGGTATCTCCTGCCCGCCGAAGCACGGGACACCTTCCGCCGCGCCACCGGCGCCGACGACGCCGCCTGGCTCCGCGGCCGCGGCTGGGCCCTGTCCATGGGCCTCCACCAACTCCCCTACTACCGCACCACCAACCCGGCGTTCGCCGCCGACGCCGAGCACGTCATCCGGGAGGTCCTCGCCGAGTGCGGCTGA
- a CDS encoding alpha/beta hydrolase → MRTTTRIQTALVGAAVLAMGAAALPAVAQAGAAEPVGLGRYYSQHIDWHDCALGSDDATGRKLDAAGARCADLTVPLDYTDPGGRTITVAVSRLSATDPAHSVGPMLFNDGGPGGEGLDMPLRMGAVMGKVAGKYDLIGMDPRFVGRSTPLDCGWDIGSAIFSAGHDRAAFNRSVAIQRDLAERCRRTNGDVLPYVTTRNTARDMDVVRGALGAKRMSYLGYSYGSYLGEVYTQLFPGRTDRMVLDGVVHPDEYSQTLLAGAEPANERSLHAWAAWAADRNATYRLGDTSDAVLATVDRIQRAAAEKPLRIGDFRLDEHFVPVVFFGGLGSDLDDRRASLAAMVQVLARAADRDPGVRPGLEMAELLTFLTTEAGSQPASVQAAIICGDVATRRGIDSYWRAVQATRVDYPLAGPLANNISPCEFWGSPAEAPTVVDNDVPALLVNATGDPRTLYSGALRIRHQWSESRLITVPGAIQHGVYGEYGNACVDKRVNAYLATGRLPEHDLTCRK, encoded by the coding sequence ATGCGGACCACTACACGAATACAGACAGCTCTTGTCGGTGCCGCGGTACTGGCGATGGGGGCTGCGGCGTTACCCGCGGTGGCCCAGGCAGGGGCCGCGGAGCCGGTGGGGCTCGGGCGGTACTACTCCCAGCACATCGACTGGCACGACTGCGCCCTCGGCTCCGATGACGCCACGGGGCGGAAACTCGACGCGGCGGGCGCCCGGTGCGCCGACCTCACCGTGCCGCTGGACTACACCGATCCGGGCGGGCGGACCATCACCGTCGCCGTCTCCCGCCTTTCGGCCACCGACCCGGCGCACAGCGTCGGCCCGATGCTGTTCAACGACGGCGGCCCCGGCGGTGAGGGCCTCGACATGCCGCTCAGGATGGGCGCGGTCATGGGCAAGGTGGCCGGGAAGTACGACCTGATCGGCATGGACCCGCGGTTCGTGGGCCGTTCCACACCGCTCGACTGCGGCTGGGACATCGGCTCTGCCATCTTCTCGGCCGGCCACGACCGGGCCGCGTTCAACCGATCCGTCGCCATCCAGCGCGACCTGGCCGAACGGTGCCGCCGCACGAACGGCGACGTACTGCCGTACGTCACCACGCGCAACACCGCCCGTGACATGGACGTGGTCCGGGGCGCCCTGGGTGCGAAGCGGATGTCCTACCTCGGCTACTCCTACGGCAGCTACCTGGGCGAGGTCTACACCCAGCTGTTCCCCGGCCGCACCGACCGCATGGTCCTCGACGGCGTCGTCCACCCCGACGAGTACAGCCAGACACTGCTCGCGGGCGCCGAGCCGGCCAACGAGCGGTCCCTGCACGCATGGGCCGCGTGGGCGGCCGACCGCAACGCCACGTACCGCCTCGGCGACACCTCCGACGCCGTGCTGGCCACGGTTGACCGCATCCAACGAGCCGCGGCGGAGAAGCCGTTGCGGATCGGGGACTTCCGGCTCGACGAACACTTCGTACCGGTCGTCTTCTTCGGCGGACTGGGCAGCGATCTCGATGACCGCCGGGCCTCGTTGGCGGCCATGGTGCAGGTCCTGGCACGCGCCGCCGACCGTGACCCCGGGGTGCGTCCGGGCCTGGAGATGGCCGAACTGCTGACGTTCCTGACGACCGAAGCGGGCTCGCAGCCGGCCAGCGTGCAGGCCGCCATCATCTGCGGCGATGTCGCCACCCGGCGCGGGATCGACAGCTACTGGCGTGCCGTTCAGGCCACCCGTGTGGACTACCCACTCGCCGGTCCGCTGGCGAACAACATCTCCCCCTGCGAGTTCTGGGGCTCTCCGGCCGAGGCGCCGACCGTGGTCGACAACGACGTACCGGCGCTGCTGGTGAACGCCACCGGCGACCCTCGCACCCTGTACTCCGGAGCGCTCCGGATACGTCACCAGTGGTCGGAATCCCGGCTGATCACCGTGCCGGGTGCCATCCAGCACGGCGTCTACGGCGAGTACGGCAACGCCTGCGTGGACAAGCGGGTCAACGCCTATCTGGCCACGGGCAGGCTGCCCGAGCACGATCTGACGTGCCGGAAGTAG